One region of Mucilaginibacter gotjawali genomic DNA includes:
- a CDS encoding cadherin-like beta sandwich domain-containing protein — translation MKKKLSSRNPLKYFFISRRPFGGCHPKNRLLLYSIIICSLFSAISLHSVAQPVFSYAAKNFVVNTAITPLAPATSGVGAPAYNVNAVTLASGFSSTSGVAVNGAGDVFIADAVANTITKIPYGGGNASKVLVGSGFSAPYGLTADAGGNIYVADYGNNVIKKIPAGSNTPATIATGFNHPYGVAVDLAGNVYVTDQGNAAVKKVPVGGGAAVSLGSGFVSPTGIAVDALGNVFVADQGNNTVKEIPAAGGALITIGSGFNQPQGLAIDLEGDLFIADAGNGAVKEIAAGTTTPVTIGSGINVPVSVTIANSGYVFAGDNGDGYVREIIPIGGYFATSLPPGLSFNGTTGVFTGTPTKVSPATNYTITAYATTGGGSTAQANIQVSGLSFYYNTPLSYNTGVAISPRSPVVTGTVGAPGYSSTLAAVATGFSSPNAVTSDAAGNIYVADMANNAIKEIPAGGGVTATLGSGFSAPSGVAIDITGNIYVADKTNNLVKKIPFGSNTPVSVGTGFSSPVSVAVDFLGNVYVADQGNHAIKKIPVGGGATVTLSTAFTTPNAVAADGAGNVYVSDAGTNLVTELPANGGAAITIGSGFVSPTGVAVDALGNIFVTEHTAGSVKKIPAGSNTPAVIATGFSTPQGLAVDIYGNILVADAGHNSVTKVVPNGGFYISPSLPAGLNFDTSTGTITGTPTTARPSINYTASAYNSLGGFSFVVNITVAAGAAPTLVYNNNVALVYNAGTAITPVTPVANGVLAPSYPATGLAVGSNFTNPRGVALDVQGNMYVADYTANVVKKFPVGGGSPVTVGSGFNGPTAVAVDFFGNIYIADYNNNAIKKIFSGTTTPVAVGSGFSHPTGLAVDGYGNLYVADNGSGLVKELLASDNSIVTIGSGYSAPLSVAADAAGNVYIGTTGTGSIIKVPAGGGTHTSIGSGFNNAYGVAVDGTGNVFVADGTNNAIKEVPFGSTTILTLSTSVSQPSCIAIAQPTATYAAPASALYVADYNNASVKEFIPNGGFFVDHALPAGLTINNTTGTISGTPTTAVVGQDYIVWGYNTSGSNYNRVNITVNAPALPAVSYTTPQVYTMGTTITALAPTSSGVATQGFGAVPSVLALGLSAPEALAVDATGNVFVTNNTGSSVYKFAPGSQSPTIVGSGFLLPVGIAIDATGNIYIGDGGNNSVKKITGGTGTPTAIGSGFSNPAGVAVDAAGNVYVADYGNNAVKKIAAGTGTITALGTGFSHPFGIAVDAAGNVYVGDSGNNAVKKIPAAGGAPVVIGSGFISVYGVAVDNLGNVFVADRTSNAVKEIPVAGGAPVTIGSGFANPYGVAVDFAGNVYVADFSNNEAKEIKLVGGYYVNPALPAGLAISGTSGIITGTPTVASPATNYTVTGYNAGGGKAATVNITVNGAVLSNNPALSKLVISSGTLSPVFAAATLSYTATVPFSVTSVTITPTTAESHATVQVNGVAVVSGVASGAIALQPGQNTITTKVTAQNGTSTRTYTIVITRTASSNALLANLAISAGTLSPNFIATTYSYTASVTNAVTSVNVLPTVVDATATVKVNGTIAGPSTPVNVPLNVGQNTVTTIVTAQDGTTTSTYTVVITRAVGVNVNLSALVLSAGTLSPAFASATLSYIAGVANTVTTLTVTPTTSDAAATVKVNGTAVASGTASASLPLVVGVNNISVVVTGSDGTTTQNYSIAVTRAASANANLSHLVISSGTLTPVFAAATLTYTASVASSVSTITVTPTTSVTTATVTVNGAAVTSGTASAPITLFAGDNVITTVVTAQNGTTTKTYTITVTKAASAITTLSGLTTSSGTLSPAFSSTTANYNESVANSVSSITVTPIATDPNAFVTVDGIGVKPGAASSPVDLNVGPNTITIVITGQDGVSTQTYTIVVNRAGSSIATLSALTISTGTLTPVFASGTITYKSSVANTVTSVTVTPTLSDATATLKVNGVTVASGTASAAIALNVGANVITTLVTAQDGTTTKTYTLTITRALSANANLAALSISAGTLTPVFATATTSYSASVANTVTSVTVTPKATDATATITVNGTSVSTNTASGAIPLNVGANVITTVVTAQNGTTTKTYTITVTRAVSANAGLSALTLSTGTLSPVFVSATTSYTASEVNSVTSVSVTPTTSDANATITVNGTALTSGTASAAIPLNVGTNTITTVVTAQDGVTTKTYTVTVTRLLPANANLSNLTLSAGALTPVFATATTSYTIAVANAVASVTVTPKCADALATVKVNGTAVASGSASGAIALSLGNTIITTVVTAQNGTTTKTYTITVTRAATIANLSGEISVSDPTEHPQMMGEEIMVHQGLSPNGDGINDFLLIDGITAYPDNKLQIMNRTGQLIFEAKGYDNSTRVFDGHSNKNGAMQLPGTYFYSLDYTDQGVTKHKTGFIILKY, via the coding sequence ATGAAAAAGAAATTATCATCCCGCAACCCTTTGAAGTACTTTTTTATAAGCCGCCGTCCGTTTGGCGGCTGCCATCCCAAAAACAGGCTATTATTGTATTCCATCATTATATGCAGCCTTTTTTCGGCTATTTCTTTGCACAGCGTTGCACAACCGGTGTTCAGTTATGCCGCCAAAAACTTTGTAGTAAATACAGCTATAACACCGCTTGCTCCGGCAACCAGCGGCGTTGGTGCGCCAGCATATAACGTTAACGCGGTTACGCTGGCTTCAGGTTTCAGCAGCACATCAGGCGTAGCCGTTAATGGCGCCGGGGATGTTTTTATTGCCGATGCGGTGGCAAATACCATCACCAAAATACCCTATGGCGGCGGTAACGCAAGCAAGGTGCTTGTGGGCTCGGGCTTTAGTGCTCCATACGGCTTAACTGCTGACGCGGGCGGCAATATTTATGTGGCCGATTATGGCAATAACGTGATTAAAAAGATTCCTGCGGGGAGCAACACCCCTGCCACCATTGCCACCGGGTTTAACCATCCTTACGGAGTGGCGGTTGACCTTGCGGGCAATGTTTACGTAACCGACCAGGGAAATGCGGCTGTAAAAAAGGTACCCGTGGGCGGCGGAGCCGCTGTTAGTTTGGGCTCGGGATTTGTATCCCCCACCGGCATCGCTGTGGATGCTTTGGGAAACGTTTTTGTAGCCGACCAGGGTAATAATACGGTGAAAGAGATCCCTGCAGCAGGCGGTGCATTAATAACTATCGGGTCAGGATTTAACCAGCCACAGGGCCTGGCTATCGACCTTGAAGGAGATTTGTTTATTGCCGATGCGGGCAACGGCGCGGTAAAGGAAATAGCGGCCGGGACTACAACTCCCGTAACCATAGGTTCGGGTATAAACGTGCCGGTGAGCGTTACCATCGCCAATTCAGGTTATGTGTTTGCAGGCGATAATGGCGACGGTTATGTGCGTGAGATCATCCCGATCGGCGGTTATTTCGCCACATCCCTTCCTCCGGGATTAAGTTTCAATGGCACAACAGGTGTTTTTACCGGCACGCCAACAAAGGTGAGCCCCGCCACTAACTATACCATCACTGCTTACGCCACCACGGGCGGCGGCAGCACGGCGCAGGCAAATATCCAGGTAAGCGGTCTTTCGTTTTACTATAACACACCGCTCAGTTATAATACCGGGGTGGCTATTTCACCGCGTTCGCCGGTAGTTACCGGCACAGTTGGCGCGCCGGGCTACAGCAGTACCCTTGCCGCAGTTGCTACCGGCTTTAGTTCGCCAAATGCGGTAACTTCTGATGCTGCAGGCAATATTTATGTGGCTGACATGGCCAACAACGCGATTAAAGAGATCCCCGCCGGGGGAGGCGTTACAGCAACCCTGGGTTCCGGATTCAGCGCGCCTTCGGGGGTAGCTATTGATATAACCGGGAATATTTATGTGGCGGATAAGACCAACAACCTGGTCAAAAAAATACCTTTCGGCAGCAATACCCCGGTAAGCGTCGGCACAGGCTTTAGCAGCCCTGTCAGCGTAGCCGTCGATTTTCTCGGCAACGTATACGTTGCCGACCAGGGCAATCATGCGATAAAAAAGATCCCCGTTGGCGGCGGAGCAACCGTTACACTAAGTACGGCGTTTACCACACCAAATGCGGTAGCGGCTGACGGCGCAGGAAATGTATATGTTTCTGATGCAGGAACAAACCTGGTTACCGAACTTCCGGCAAATGGCGGCGCGGCAATCACCATAGGATCAGGATTCGTTTCACCAACAGGTGTTGCGGTGGATGCCCTTGGGAATATTTTTGTTACCGAACATACCGCGGGTTCTGTTAAAAAAATCCCGGCAGGAAGCAATACTCCTGCTGTTATTGCTACCGGGTTCAGTACGCCTCAGGGCCTGGCAGTAGATATTTACGGAAATATTTTAGTAGCCGATGCAGGGCATAACTCCGTTACTAAAGTAGTGCCTAACGGTGGTTTTTATATCAGTCCATCGCTCCCTGCAGGCTTAAACTTCGATACCAGTACCGGTACCATAACCGGAACACCAACCACAGCAAGGCCATCCATAAATTACACGGCATCAGCTTATAACAGCCTGGGCGGATTCTCTTTTGTGGTGAACATTACCGTAGCGGCCGGTGCAGCGCCTACGTTGGTTTACAACAATAACGTTGCGTTAGTTTATAATGCAGGCACTGCTATTACCCCGGTTACACCGGTTGCCAACGGTGTGCTGGCGCCATCGTATCCTGCTACAGGGTTAGCCGTTGGGTCAAATTTTACCAATCCGCGCGGCGTTGCGCTGGATGTACAGGGGAATATGTATGTTGCTGATTACACCGCGAATGTGGTAAAGAAATTCCCGGTCGGCGGTGGCAGCCCGGTTACCGTAGGGTCAGGCTTTAACGGCCCAACCGCAGTGGCTGTAGATTTCTTTGGAAATATTTACATTGCTGATTACAATAACAATGCCATCAAAAAGATCTTCTCCGGAACTACTACACCTGTTGCCGTAGGCAGTGGGTTCAGCCATCCAACCGGGCTGGCTGTTGATGGGTACGGAAATTTATATGTGGCAGATAACGGCAGCGGATTGGTAAAAGAACTGCTCGCAAGTGATAATTCAATTGTTACCATAGGCAGTGGTTACAGCGCCCCACTAAGCGTGGCTGCTGATGCTGCCGGAAATGTTTACATCGGGACTACCGGCACGGGCTCAATAATTAAAGTACCTGCGGGCGGCGGCACACATACGTCAATCGGATCAGGTTTCAATAATGCCTATGGCGTTGCGGTTGACGGAACGGGGAACGTTTTTGTAGCTGATGGCACAAATAATGCCATCAAAGAGGTTCCTTTCGGAAGCACCACTATACTTACGCTCAGCACTTCAGTAAGCCAGCCTTCGTGTATCGCCATCGCGCAGCCAACCGCTACCTACGCAGCGCCTGCCAGTGCGCTATACGTCGCCGATTATAACAATGCTTCGGTAAAGGAGTTCATCCCCAATGGCGGTTTTTTTGTAGACCATGCACTTCCTGCCGGATTAACAATCAATAACACAACTGGTACCATAAGCGGAACGCCGACTACGGCTGTTGTGGGGCAGGACTATATTGTTTGGGGTTACAATACTTCCGGAAGTAATTATAACCGGGTAAATATTACCGTAAATGCACCAGCGTTGCCGGCCGTTAGTTACACCACCCCCCAGGTTTATACCATGGGTACTACTATTACAGCGCTTGCCCCAACCAGCAGCGGCGTAGCCACCCAGGGCTTTGGCGCTGTGCCATCGGTTTTGGCCCTTGGCTTAAGCGCTCCTGAAGCACTGGCTGTTGATGCTACCGGCAATGTTTTTGTAACCAACAATACCGGCAGTTCTGTTTATAAATTTGCACCGGGCAGTCAAAGCCCAACAATAGTTGGTTCGGGCTTTTTATTACCTGTTGGTATTGCAATTGATGCGACCGGAAATATTTACATAGGTGATGGCGGCAATAACTCGGTTAAAAAAATAACGGGCGGCACAGGCACGCCCACGGCTATCGGCTCGGGCTTCAGCAACCCTGCCGGTGTAGCGGTTGACGCCGCGGGCAATGTTTATGTTGCTGATTATGGAAATAATGCAGTGAAAAAGATCGCTGCAGGAACAGGCACCATTACTGCCCTTGGGACTGGCTTTAGCCACCCTTTTGGTATCGCAGTAGACGCAGCGGGTAATGTTTATGTTGGCGATTCAGGAAATAATGCAGTAAAAAAGATTCCTGCTGCAGGTGGCGCTCCTGTTGTTATCGGCTCCGGATTTATTTCTGTATATGGCGTTGCAGTTGATAACCTGGGAAATGTATTTGTTGCTGATCGCACATCAAACGCTGTTAAAGAAATTCCCGTAGCAGGCGGCGCGCCGGTTACTATTGGGTCCGGCTTTGCCAATCCATACGGCGTAGCAGTTGATTTTGCCGGAAATGTGTATGTTGCTGATTTCAGCAATAACGAGGCAAAAGAAATCAAACTCGTTGGCGGGTATTATGTAAACCCGGCATTGCCTGCGGGTTTGGCTATCAGCGGCACATCAGGCATTATAACCGGAACGCCAACTGTGGCCAGCCCCGCTACCAATTATACCGTTACCGGGTATAACGCAGGGGGAGGAAAAGCAGCAACGGTAAACATAACCGTAAACGGAGCGGTTTTATCAAATAATCCGGCACTATCAAAACTGGTAATAAGCTCCGGGACCTTAAGCCCTGTTTTTGCAGCGGCAACGCTCAGCTATACGGCTACCGTTCCTTTCTCCGTAACCTCCGTTACGATAACACCAACAACCGCAGAATCACATGCAACGGTGCAGGTAAATGGTGTAGCCGTTGTCTCTGGTGTGGCATCGGGGGCTATTGCGCTGCAGCCCGGCCAAAATACGATAACTACAAAAGTGACGGCCCAAAATGGGACATCAACCCGAACTTATACCATAGTAATTACGCGGACTGCATCATCAAATGCTTTGCTTGCCAACCTGGCGATCAGTGCTGGAACGCTGAGCCCCAATTTTATTGCTACCACCTATTCCTACACTGCAAGTGTAACCAATGCTGTAACCTCGGTTAATGTATTACCTACTGTTGTTGACGCAACGGCCACTGTGAAAGTAAATGGAACAATAGCCGGACCATCAACCCCGGTAAATGTTCCGCTGAATGTGGGCCAAAATACCGTTACAACCATCGTTACTGCGCAGGATGGTACAACAACCAGCACTTATACCGTTGTTATAACACGGGCCGTTGGCGTAAACGTTAACCTTTCAGCTTTAGTTTTAAGTGCGGGCACGCTGTCGCCTGCCTTTGCTTCAGCAACCTTATCATACATAGCAGGTGTAGCCAATACTGTAACAACATTAACCGTAACACCTACTACCAGCGATGCTGCCGCCACTGTAAAAGTGAACGGCACCGCCGTAGCTTCGGGCACCGCATCTGCCAGTTTACCGCTTGTTGTGGGTGTAAACAATATCAGCGTGGTAGTAACCGGATCTGACGGCACCACCACACAAAATTATAGCATTGCCGTTACCAGGGCCGCTTCGGCAAATGCAAACCTTTCACATCTTGTAATAAGCAGCGGCACATTGACACCTGTTTTCGCTGCTGCTACTTTAACATACACGGCGTCGGTAGCAAGTTCGGTTTCAACCATAACCGTAACGCCAACAACAAGCGTAACAACTGCTACCGTTACTGTAAATGGTGCAGCTGTAACCTCAGGTACGGCATCAGCTCCAATTACGCTGTTTGCAGGCGATAACGTTATCACTACGGTAGTCACCGCTCAAAACGGTACTACCACCAAAACTTATACAATAACCGTAACAAAGGCAGCGTCGGCCATCACTACACTATCCGGGCTTACTACAAGTTCAGGTACTCTATCGCCTGCGTTTAGCTCAACAACGGCAAATTATAATGAAAGCGTAGCCAATAGTGTAAGTTCAATCACGGTAACTCCAATCGCAACAGATCCAAATGCATTTGTTACTGTTGACGGTATCGGGGTAAAACCAGGCGCTGCCTCAAGCCCCGTAGATCTGAATGTCGGGCCAAATACCATAACCATTGTAATTACCGGCCAGGATGGTGTAAGCACGCAAACTTATACCATCGTTGTAAACAGGGCCGGATCCAGCATTGCAACACTCTCTGCATTAACCATTAGTACCGGCACACTAACACCTGTGTTTGCCAGCGGCACTATCACTTACAAATCTTCCGTTGCCAATACGGTAACTTCTGTCACAGTAACCCCAACGTTAAGTGACGCAACGGCTACACTAAAAGTAAACGGCGTTACTGTTGCATCCGGCACAGCCTCAGCAGCTATCGCTCTAAATGTAGGTGCTAATGTAATTACAACGCTAGTAACGGCACAAGATGGCACTACTACTAAAACCTATACCCTAACCATTACCCGCGCATTGTCTGCCAATGCTAACCTTGCTGCATTAAGTATAAGCGCAGGTACTTTAACACCTGTGTTTGCAACAGCTACGACCAGTTATTCCGCATCCGTAGCCAACACGGTAACCTCGGTAACCGTAACTCCGAAAGCAACTGATGCAACAGCAACCATAACAGTAAACGGCACTTCAGTAAGTACCAATACGGCTTCTGGTGCTATTCCTTTAAACGTGGGTGCCAATGTCATCACCACGGTAGTAACTGCCCAAAATGGCACCACCACCAAAACCTATACCATCACCGTAACAAGGGCTGTGTCTGCCAATGCCGGCCTTTCCGCGTTAACGCTCAGCACCGGAACGCTTAGCCCTGTATTTGTTTCGGCTACCACCAGTTATACGGCATCCGAAGTCAATTCTGTAACCTCGGTATCGGTAACCCCTACCACGAGCGACGCTAACGCCACGATTACGGTAAATGGTACCGCTTTAACTTCGGGCACTGCCTCGGCAGCCATCCCTTTAAATGTTGGCACCAATACCATTACAACCGTGGTTACCGCACAGGATGGAGTAACCACCAAAACCTATACCGTAACCGTAACACGGCTGCTGCCCGCCAATGCCAATCTTTCAAATTTAACCCTGAGCGCAGGGGCTTTAACGCCCGTATTTGCAACGGCGACTACAAGCTATACCATAGCTGTGGCTAATGCGGTGGCTTCAGTTACCGTCACCCCCAAATGCGCCGACGCGCTGGCAACGGTAAAAGTAAACGGCACTGCCGTAGCTTCGGGATCAGCCAGTGGCGCCATTGCTTTAAGTTTGGGCAATACCATTATTACTACAGTAGTAACAGCCCAAAACGGAACCACCACCAAAACCTATACCATCACCGTAACGCGGGCGGCTACCATCGCCAATTTGTCGGGGGAGATCAGTGTAAGCGATCCAACCGAACATCCGCAAATGATGGGGGAAGAAATTATGGTGCACCAGGGTTTATCACCCAACGGCGACGGCATCAACGATTTCCTGTTAATTGATGGCATCACCGCATACCCGGATAATAAACTACAGATCATGAACAGAACCGGTCAGTTAATTTTCGAAGCCAAAGGTTACGATAACAGTACCAGGGTATTTGACGGGCATTCAAATAAAAACGGTGCCATGCAATTGCCGGGCACCTATTTTTATTCGCTTGATTATACCGACCAGGGGGTAACCAAACATAAAACAGGGTTTATTATACTGAAGTATTGA